A region from the Salidesulfovibrio onnuriiensis genome encodes:
- a CDS encoding macro domain-containing protein — MKTWTIADGTLAIRQGDLTSMRADAIVNAANSRLAGGGGVDGAIHDAAGHAELQAACRKIIADIGSLPAGRAVITPGFNLPAKYIIHTVGPIWRGGSEGEPEKLARAYLSSLKLAHENNLKTIAFPAISCGVYGYPVEQAAAIALRALKTGLEQGLVERASMVLHGADAYNTWLRTMSEIR; from the coding sequence ATGAAGACATGGACCATTGCCGACGGAACCCTTGCGATCCGGCAGGGAGATCTGACCTCCATGCGGGCGGACGCCATCGTCAATGCCGCCAATTCGCGTCTTGCAGGCGGCGGGGGCGTGGATGGCGCGATTCATGACGCGGCCGGGCATGCCGAACTCCAGGCCGCCTGCCGCAAGATCATTGCCGACATCGGCTCGCTGCCCGCGGGCCGGGCCGTGATCACCCCGGGCTTCAACCTGCCCGCCAAATACATCATCCATACCGTGGGCCCCATCTGGCGCGGCGGCTCGGAGGGCGAGCCCGAGAAACTGGCGAGAGCCTACCTGAGCAGCCTGAAGCTGGCCCATGAAAACAACCTGAAGACCATCGCCTTCCCGGCCATCAGCTGCGGCGTCTACGGCTATCCCGTGGAACAGGCCGCCGCCATAGCGCTGCGCGCCCTGAAAACGGGGCTTGAGCAGGGGCTGGTGGAGCGGGCCTCCATGGTCCTGCACGGGGCGGACGCCTACAACACGTGGCTGAGAACAATGAGTGAGATTAGATAA
- the hslV gene encoding ATP-dependent protease subunit HslV produces MNLRGTTILAMLDENGTAMAGDGQVTLGQAIAMKHTARKVRKIYKDKVTVGFAGATADAFTLSERFEKKLETYSGNLLRAAVELAKDWRTDKYLRRLEAMLLAADGEHLLIISGTGDVIEPDDGLAAIGSGGAYALAAARALKQNTEMQARDIVEKAMNIAADLCVYTNANLTIETQER; encoded by the coding sequence ATGAACCTTAGAGGAACCACCATTCTGGCCATGCTGGACGAGAACGGCACGGCCATGGCCGGTGACGGACAGGTCACCCTGGGCCAGGCCATCGCCATGAAGCACACGGCCCGCAAGGTGCGCAAGATCTACAAGGACAAGGTCACCGTGGGATTCGCGGGCGCAACCGCCGACGCCTTCACCCTGTCCGAACGTTTTGAAAAGAAACTGGAAACCTATTCCGGCAACCTGCTGCGCGCCGCAGTGGAACTGGCCAAGGACTGGCGCACGGACAAGTACCTGCGCAGGCTCGAGGCCATGCTCCTGGCCGCCGACGGCGAACACCTGCTGATCATCTCCGGCACGGGCGACGTGATCGAGCCCGACGACGGCCTGGCAGCCATCGGCTCGGGCGGGGCCTATGCCCTGGCAGCGGCCCGCGCGCTCAAGCAGAACACGGAGATGCAGGCCCGCGACATCGTGGAAAAGGCCATGAACATCGCCGCGGACCTTTGCGTCTACACCAACGCCAACCTGACCATCGAAACACAGGAAAGATAA
- the hslU gene encoding ATP-dependent protease ATPase subunit HslU — protein sequence MSTLTPREIVSELDRYIIGQHDAKRMVAIAMRNRWRRQQLDPELRDEIAPKNIILMGPTGVGKTEIARRLARLTGCPFFKVEATKFTEVGYVGRDVESMVRDLMEIGINLVRKEETDKVRIKAERNAEERVLDLLLPGNKPQTQGVGFYMSNSDSNAESGKEPERPKDDSTREKFRQMFRKGQLDDREIEVEVTVTGGPQMEIMAMPGMEDMGMQMSDMLGRMFPKKKKTRKMKIRDAYEVLIDEEADKLIDMDKVTDLARERVEQTGIIFIDEMDKIAARQDHGGTDVSREGVQRDLLPIVEGSVVNTKYGMIKTDHILFIAAGAFHFAKPSDLIPELQGRFPLREELQALGKDEFYRILTEPRNALTVQYKALLETEGITVDFSREALEEVAEFAQKINEETENIGARRLYTIMEKILADLSFEAPDKSGQSVSVDKEYVCSKLEDVSEDRDLSRYIL from the coding sequence ATGAGCACTCTGACTCCCCGGGAAATAGTCTCGGAACTGGATCGCTACATCATCGGCCAGCACGACGCCAAGCGCATGGTGGCCATCGCCATGCGCAACCGCTGGCGCAGGCAGCAGCTCGACCCCGAACTGCGAGACGAAATCGCTCCCAAGAACATCATTCTCATGGGCCCCACGGGCGTGGGCAAGACCGAGATCGCCCGCCGCCTGGCGCGCCTGACCGGCTGCCCCTTCTTCAAGGTGGAGGCCACCAAGTTCACCGAGGTGGGCTATGTGGGCCGCGACGTGGAATCCATGGTCCGCGACCTCATGGAGATCGGCATCAACCTGGTGCGCAAGGAAGAGACCGACAAGGTGCGCATCAAGGCCGAACGCAACGCCGAGGAACGCGTCCTGGACCTGCTGCTGCCCGGCAACAAGCCCCAGACACAGGGCGTGGGCTTCTACATGTCCAATTCGGACTCCAACGCGGAGTCCGGCAAGGAACCGGAACGGCCCAAGGATGATTCCACCCGCGAGAAATTCCGCCAGATGTTCCGCAAGGGGCAGCTCGACGACCGCGAGATCGAGGTGGAGGTCACGGTGACCGGCGGGCCCCAGATGGAGATCATGGCCATGCCCGGCATGGAGGACATGGGCATGCAGATGTCCGACATGCTCGGCCGCATGTTCCCCAAGAAGAAAAAGACCCGCAAGATGAAGATCCGCGACGCCTACGAGGTGCTCATCGACGAGGAAGCCGACAAGCTCATCGACATGGACAAGGTCACGGACCTGGCCCGGGAACGCGTGGAGCAGACCGGCATCATCTTCATCGACGAAATGGACAAGATCGCCGCGCGCCAGGACCACGGCGGCACCGACGTCTCCCGCGAGGGCGTGCAGCGCGACCTGCTGCCCATCGTGGAGGGCTCGGTGGTCAACACCAAGTACGGCATGATCAAGACCGACCACATCCTGTTCATCGCCGCGGGCGCGTTTCACTTTGCCAAGCCCTCGGATCTGATCCCCGAGCTGCAGGGACGTTTCCCCCTGCGCGAGGAGCTGCAGGCCCTGGGCAAGGACGAGTTCTACCGGATACTTACCGAGCCCAGGAACGCCCTGACCGTGCAGTACAAGGCCCTGCTGGAGACCGAGGGCATCACCGTGGACTTCTCCAGGGAAGCCCTGGAGGAAGTGGCGGAGTTCGCCCAGAAGATCAACGAGGAGACCGAGAACATCGGCGCGCGCAGGCTCTACACCATCATGGAGAAGATACTGGCCGACCTCTCCTTCGAGGCCCCGGACAAGTCCGGCCAGTCCGTCAGCGTGGACAAGGAATATGTCTGCTCCAAGCTGGAGGATGTTTCCGAGGATCGGGACTTGTCGCGCTATATTCTTTAG